The segment TCACCAACCGCCTCCTACTCCAGCCAGTTTGTGTCACTGACCGTCGGGGCCGAAGCATGCCGGGTCCCGCCAATCAGTGGGAAGTGTACGTGTTTGCGTTCTTCCTCCCGTTGGCCAGCTCTTCGTCGACGGCGGCTGAACCTATAAAAGCCGAGCAGCTTCTTCCGCAGCCAATTCAACACCCCACATCACAACACAAGTACACAACGCAAGAAAAGTCGATCGAATCCAACTCCAACCTTGGGTTTTGCTTGCACACGTCGACGACACCAGCTCCTGGTCTCCGAGTCCGAGagcagaggcggcggcggctgtcTGGACCTCTGGTCAACCCAGCTTCGCTTCATGGCCATGGAGGTCCAGGGCACCAGGCGGCCGCCGCAGGACGCCGGCGTGAAGGTCAAGTTCATCGAGACGCAGTTCATCAGCTCCGACGCCGCCAGCTTCAAGGCCGTCGTGCAGCGCCTCACCGGCAAGTCCCCCGCCCCCGCCTCGTCGCAGACGGCGGCTCATCAGGCGCCGGCGGCACCGCACCCGCAAAGGCCGCGCCCGTGCCGGCCGGCCTTCGTTGGCGccgggcagcagcagcagcaggctgcCGGGTGGACGATGGATCAACAGGCTACTGCCGGCTACCTGGCGATGATGCCGGCGCCGAAGCAAGAGCCGCTCGCGGCGGCGTCGAGGCTGGAGGACATGAACGAGCTCTGCGACTTCGCAGACCTGTTctacaccaccaccgccgcgagcGCGCGCCGCGACGTCGGCGGCAGCGCCTTCCCTTACTGAAACGACGGAGTGTGGTGTGTGCGTTGCGTTCGCCTTGATGCATGTTTGTTTTGAGAATGAGTCACAACTCACAAGCGCGGATGCTTGCAGTTGCAGTTTGCCATTGCCAATTTGCCATGTCACAGTCGCAGTGAGTTTTGGGCACATTAATGATCCAGGAGTGCAAGGAGAGATGGATTGTCTGTCAACCGCTGTACTGTTAAGCTATATATGTCATGCAGCTCCCATACTGTATTGTTAATTCAAGAGTTGTGAAATGCTGGCATGTCAAATTTGTAATGTGCTAAAAACAGACCATATGGTGCAATATGCATGCATAGATTTTTTTTCCGTACATATAACATATCCAGAGGTTATCAAATTTATTGGTTTTTTAATTTTAACCGTGGTTGTCATTGTGTATACTTACAAGGGGGGCATGCTaatagcatctccaagagcctttctaaatctcactctctaaatgatacatttggagagtcatttgcataaaaatcgctttctatattttttactttccaacagttttgctaaatctcatgcgcactctaaagagtcattctcgtcttctatatttggctTGCGAAAAACCCGGAACAGACAATGGCTATATTTGGATGACCATTTAGAAAAGCTGTTGGAGGGTAATTTTTCACTAAAATTATTATTCTTAGTATTTAGAAAGAATATACAAAGTCTCTCGAAGATGCTCTAAGATCCGATGGGCAGACGGTAAGCTCCGTCCCGCGATTCCCGTGCTATTTTTACATGCCTTTCCCACgctacagcagcagcagcgcgtgCACGGAATTCGCGGGCTAACAGTCCAGGCTGGAAGCTGCAGCGCCTCCTGTAACTTTTGCACCAACCAACAAAATTATTGACATCATCATATAATTCTGTAACCTTTAAAATGTTATAGTTAGCAAATCAAGTATCCAAATTAAATTCCAATTGCACCATTATATTTCTTATAAAGGTGATGTTCTAGGTTCAAAAAAACAATATTCCGCCTTCacaagaaaaatatttttaatttaGAAAAAACAGTATTCCATATCTAAGAGAAAAAACTTATAGACTTAAATGATTGGTATtataatatcaaaaaaataaaagaaaaaatataattatataataaataatattacaCAAGTAGAACATCACGTGTATAAAAATAATGTAATATAGGAAAATACTACATAATATGTTATCTAAATACTACATAATATATTGTGTAAATACTTAAAGATAATCATACAGTATCTTATTCATCACGTGTATGCCATATACAATAGAATATGGGAAAATAAAAGGCaaatgtaaaaataaaataaataaaatagaaTATTAataaatacaccatagaacatcacatttatatcatataaacatcataaaaaatataatagAACATTCGAATATATACTATGTAAACATCACataatacatcatagaacattgtTGTACACTACATGAACATCATATGTATATTATGTGAATATCACAAAATATatcaacatcacatgtataccaTATATAATAGAATATGGAAAAATGAAAGGCAAACATGTAAATAAAAGAAATGAAATAGAATATCAACAAATactacatcatagaacatcacatttaTATCATCAGAACATTACAAAAATAACATAACATGTGTACTATGTGAACATTACgtaatacatcatagaacattatTATATACTACGTGAACATCACAGGTATACTATGTGAACATCACAAAAACATATCATAGAACATTATATGTATACCACATGAACATCACCCAAAaaacattatagaacatcacatgtataacgcgtgaacatcataaaaaaattataaaacatcacatgtatactacatGAACCACAAAAAACATCATAGAATATAAAATTATATACCATGTGAACATCATAAAACACGTCATAGAACATTACACTTATACCATACGAACATAGCATCtcataaaaaatatagaaattaaaaaattaaacatgaaaaaataactaactaggtaaaatagaaaatatatagAAAACATAAAGTTAAAAGAGAAAAgtacaaataaaaaataaaaaagaataaaatatataaaaacacAAACCAAATAACTAATCATAGTAAAATCTAAagtgaaataaaaataaaaataaagaaaaataaaaaatcacatGAAACAAGAAATTAAAGAAAAAACTAATTAGTTAGAGTAAAaattgaaaacaaaaaaaaataaaaagcatgaagcaaaagaaaaagcataattataaaataaacaagaaataaacaaaagtaaaaataaaccataagaaaaaaagaaaaaaatacaataAAAAAGGAAACACCTACTGCCTACTAGCAAAACCTGCGTCTAGCTAGTCTGCTTGCAGTCAGTTGCGTCAGCACAGTTTTGCGTCAGCACAGTTTGTGTCTAACAGAAGGTCAATCTGGAATCCTTTTAGCAATGGGTCGACACCTCTGAACAAGTGCGGATGAAGCGGAACGGAGCGAGAGCGACCCGAGAATCCTCTGCACGGCAAACCGTTGGCGCGTGGATCCGGTCTGAATGTTCGGCCGGAAAGATTTCCCTTACAAGGTCTTATTACGGTAGGAACAAACCAAAAACTGAAACAAACACTCTATctattaaatttatttttttaaaaaaacttctAAGAAAATAAAGTTTAAGCTGAAGAGCTTCTTGACAAAGTATGCTAAGAAGTTACTTTTTTTTATCAAAGTCAGAACTTAATAGCCAAAATCTATAAAACCAAATCTTCAGCCAAAAGACCAAAAATTATACTTTCGTAAAACATGCAAAGGCaaataatagagccaagtgaTAAAAGCCAAATTATACAGTAGTTGTCTCATATTTATCTCTAGGACAGTTTCACTTTCCTATTCCTCctcacaacacttgctatttGGGTCTACCCACTGCCTATACATTGGTGCCTAGCTTGGTGCTTGCATGATAGCTAAGCTATCATCTCTcacttctcttctctcctccatatCATTATTAGCTTAATTATAAGCTTATTATTATACCTGCTCTTATTATGTCGAGGCAAACTTAGTGCCTATGGTTAAATTATGCATGTGCCCTTGCTTATCAATGTATTATTCGACTTCATTTGACATGGCTCTACTTCACCAATGAAACAGTTTTTTCGGGCTTCAACTCCATGAACAACTTTATCGGTTGAGCCGTTTTGgtaatttgtttagcaaaacATATTCACATATAGAGTTTGTTAAAATATGCTCTCACACGATGCTATGTAAGATGAGGTGAAGTCGGAAGAAGCCAGTATTTTTGCTCCTTGCCACCTCAAAGCTCCGTGAGAGCACGTTTGTAGAGCCTTCATCGATGGAGCCATTTTATTTACCCCGTTTGGCAGAAAATGGCTCCAAACGGCTCCTGAAGCCGTTAGAGAAGCCCCGTCAAATGAGGCTTTCTTATTAGTCAAAAGTTAGAAATTGAAACAAATGGCTAGAAAATTGGCTTATGAGAAAATAAACAAAAAGCTAAAAAATGTGTTGAGAAGATCTTTTCTAGATTTGGTATGTCGAGAagctatttttttagaaaagtcAATAGCCTAAAGCCAACAAACAGTAGACAAAACTTAGAAAGCTATCGATTATATTAAAAAAACAACTCTTGTATTTggaagaaactaaacaaggccgtacatACAGTGAAATACAAGAGTGTCAAATCAAATTTGTAATGTAGGCTTAATTTTATGGGTTGCCGCTACATGCCATAGACATATTTTTTCTTATACATATCCGGAAGTCGTCAAAGTTCTTGCATTTTCTGTCTTTGAGTCTTTGACCGTGAAACAAACTCAAGCTTAGCAAACAATTTCCTTTAAAAGTTGAGTTTTGTTGGTTTCTGCAGCTTGGGTAGCTGCCCCCACCTACCGTCGGCTGCTGGCATAACGCCCACCCTCTCTTCTTTGGCTTTGTTCAGTTCGTGAAATTTTTTGATTTGGCTATTGcaatattttcgtttgtatgtgaaaattattatccaattacatactaattaggtttaaaagatttgtctcgtaaattacagacaaactgtgcaattagtttttatttttatctatatttaatgtttcatacatatgtagaaagattcgatgtgatatagaatcttaaaattttttaaaactaaacaaaaccTTTGTTTCTTCAGGCACTCCCGAGCAGAGGAGGCAGCACTCCGAGCAGAGCGTGCGACGACGGGGCGAACCGCGAGCGGAGGCGTGCGTCGTGATTGTTGCTGACTTGCTGAGCGACTACGCGAGAAAACGACGATGGGGGAAATGAGCGATGGCCCAATAGCACATCAGCCCAGATCTCCAATCTCCTCTATTGGGCGGCCCTAGCATCACCGTTACCGTGACTCCGTCGCCGCTCTCTGAAGATTTGCATCAGGGCGCTACCGCCGGCGCGCCTCCTCTAGCGCGTCGTAGGCCACAGCTGCAGCCCACCGCCGCCACTGGCGCGCCACCACCGACCGTCGTAACTGCTTGCTCCGCAGCTGCGGTGATGTCGCAGCAGTGCC is part of the Sorghum bicolor cultivar BTx623 chromosome 10, Sorghum_bicolor_NCBIv3, whole genome shotgun sequence genome and harbors:
- the LOC8058862 gene encoding uncharacterized protein LOC8058862, with translation MAMEVQGTRRPPQDAGVKVKFIETQFISSDAASFKAVVQRLTGKSPAPASSQTAAHQAPAAPHPQRPRPCRPAFVGAGQQQQQAAGWTMDQQATAGYLAMMPAPKQEPLAAASRLEDMNELCDFADLFYTTTAASARRDVGGSAFPY